Proteins from a single region of Punica granatum isolate Tunisia-2019 chromosome 8, ASM765513v2, whole genome shotgun sequence:
- the LOC116189220 gene encoding gibberellin 3-beta-dioxygenase 1-like: protein MANLSKAYESAPQQTHRIIPLDFQSVKHVPESHSWSNSDDSLPVRSQLVENIEQISLPVIDLGDLDASKMMGQACESWGMFQVINHGIPSTLFRDVESEARAFFSLAAEEKMKALRSPGGLTGYGVAQIAKYYNKLMWHEGLTIVGSPMDHVREIWPDQYHRFCEVMEAYQKAMKELSERLLDLILKSLGMPEEHIEWLSSVACKGRQAPSTLLQLNSYPPCPDPTQATGLAPHTDSFLITILHQVGNINGLQVHREGTGWALIVPLEGALVVNVGDMLHIMSNGLFSSVLHRAVVDNTRHRLSFAYFYGPPAVSSISPIPRGCQSQFRSMTVREYLEMKGKDFEGALSKIRVV, encoded by the exons ATGGCTAATCTCTCAAAAGCTTACGAGAGTGCCCCTCAGCAGACTCACCGTATCATCCCTCTTGACTTTCAATCGGTCAAGCATGTCCCGGAATCGCATTCATGGTCAAACTCTGATGATAGCCTTCCAGTCCGAAGCCAACTGGTGGAAAATATCGAGCAAATATCGCTGCCCGTCATTGATCTCGGGGACCTGGATGCTTCAAAGATGATGGGTCAAGCATGTGAGTCCTGGGGCATGTTCCAAGTCATAAACCATGGCATTCCTTCGACTCTGTTTAGGGACGTCGAATCAGAGGCCAGGGCATTCTTCTCTCTCGCAGCTGAAGAGAAGATGAAGGCTCTCCGGTCTCCTGGTGGACTCACTGGTTATGGAGTTGCCCAAATAGCGAAGTACTACAATAAGCTCATGTGGCACGAAGGGCTCACTATTGTGGGATCTCCCATGGACCATGTTAGGGAGATTTGGCCTGACCAGTATCATAGGTTCTG TGAAGTAATGGAAGCGTATCAGAAGGCGATGAAGGAGCTTTCGGAGAGGCTCCTCGACCTAATCCTGAAATCCCTTGGCATGCCCGAGGAACACATTGAGTGGCTGTCATCCGTGGCTTGCAAGGGTAGGCAGGCCCCGAGCACTCTCCTGCAGCTCAATTCCTACCCACCCTGCCCAGACCCGACACAAGCGACGGGCCTGGCTCCACACACGGACTCGTTCCTCATCACAATCCTCCACCAGGTCGGCAACATAAACGGGCTCCAAGTCCACAGGGAGGGCACTGGATGGGCCCTGATCGTGCCCCTTGAAGGGGCACTGGTGGTCAATGTGGGTGACATGCTCCACATCATGTCAAATGGTCTATTCTCCAGCGTGCTCCACCGAGCTGTCGTGGACAATACCAGGCACAGGCTGTCTTTCGCCTACTTCTACGGACCACCAGCAGTTTCCTCCATCTCCCCAATCCCCAGGGGCTGCCAGAGCCAGTTCCGGTCTATGACTGTGAGGGAGTACCTTGAGATGAAGGGAAAGGATTTTGAGGGCGCCCTTTCTAAAATCAGGGTGGTATGA